One window from the genome of Streptomyces sp. WZ-12 encodes:
- a CDS encoding penicillin acylase family protein has protein sequence MPANKSGPAPKKKKGRRGRLVALTVVLLLVAGIGFGAYWGVSTVRASFPETTGSLKLPGLTDPVDVVRDANGIPQIYADTDEDLFRAQGYVQAQDRFWEMDVRRHMTAGRLSEMFGKSQVKTDAFLRTLGWHEVAQKEYDTKLSASTKKYLQAYSAGVNAYLKDHQGSALSLEYAALGFTGDYKPEAWTPVDSVAWLKAMAWDLRGNMQDEIDRALMTSRFTQKQIDELYPGYPYQRNRPIVDGGSVDPATKEFDPKGTPSGGTSTGTGTGTGTGTGTGAGTGTPTGSGTGAPRGTVRGATAGVQAQLSSLSSTLEQVPALLGPNGNGIGSNSWVVSGEHTTTGKPLLANDPHLAPQMPSLWYQMGLHCRTTSPKCNYDVAGFTFSGMPGVVIGHNQDISWGMTNLGADVTDLYLEKINADGYLYDGKQQPFVTRQETIKVAGGDSQKITVRSTNNGPIVSDRDDELTNVGKDAPVADGAPDRGDGYAVSLRWTALDPGKSMDAVFELNRAKDWAGFRKAAADFEVPSQNLIYADTKGNIGYQAPGQIPIRGKGDGSYPSPGWDPAYQWKGSIPQSALPYEYNPKRGFIVTANQAVTNEKYPYLITRDWGYGARSQRINDLIESKIKDGGKVSTDDMQTFQKDNSSEIARLLTPYLTKIDIKDKYVRDAQQLLNGWDFTQEPDSAAAAYFNAVWRNTLKLAFGNKMPKELRVQGQCLYVRPASDTGPADDQNKLVRECGERAGDTAQPDGGDRWYEVVRKILDDPNNAWWKTEDRPGHPGLKNRDQLLAQAMKDARYELTSKLGKNIDHWTWGRLHQMDLTNQTLGKDGPGFLKDLLNRGPWNLGGGEAAVDATGWNASGGYKVTWVPSMRMVVNLADLDKSRWINLTGASGHAYHAHYYDQTDKWAKGELLPWAFSEDAVKKAGKDTLTLSP, from the coding sequence ATGCCCGCCAACAAGTCCGGACCAGCCCCCAAAAAGAAGAAGGGGCGGCGCGGCCGCCTCGTCGCGCTCACGGTCGTGCTGCTGCTCGTGGCGGGCATCGGCTTCGGCGCGTACTGGGGTGTGAGCACGGTCCGCGCCTCGTTCCCGGAGACCACCGGATCGCTCAAACTCCCGGGCCTGACCGACCCGGTGGACGTCGTCCGTGACGCCAACGGCATCCCGCAGATCTACGCCGACACCGACGAGGACCTCTTCCGCGCCCAGGGCTACGTCCAAGCCCAGGACCGCTTCTGGGAGATGGACGTCCGCCGCCACATGACGGCCGGCCGGCTCTCCGAGATGTTCGGCAAGAGCCAGGTGAAGACCGACGCGTTCCTGCGCACCCTCGGGTGGCACGAGGTGGCGCAGAAGGAATACGACACCAAGCTCTCGGCCAGCACCAAGAAGTACCTCCAGGCGTACTCCGCCGGTGTCAACGCCTACCTCAAGGACCATCAGGGCTCGGCGCTCTCCCTGGAGTACGCCGCCCTCGGTTTCACGGGCGACTACAAGCCCGAAGCCTGGACCCCGGTCGACTCGGTGGCCTGGCTCAAGGCGATGGCCTGGGACCTGCGCGGCAACATGCAGGACGAGATCGACCGGGCCCTGATGACCAGCCGCTTCACCCAGAAGCAGATCGACGAGCTCTACCCGGGCTACCCGTACCAGCGGAACCGGCCGATCGTCGACGGCGGCAGCGTCGACCCGGCCACCAAGGAGTTCGACCCCAAGGGCACGCCCAGCGGCGGTACGTCCACGGGCACCGGCACCGGCACGGGCACCGGGACCGGCACGGGGGCGGGCACCGGCACGCCCACCGGGAGCGGCACCGGCGCCCCCCGCGGCACGGTGCGCGGCGCCACCGCCGGCGTCCAGGCGCAGCTCTCCTCGCTGTCCAGCACCCTGGAGCAGGTCCCGGCGCTGCTCGGCCCCAACGGCAACGGCATCGGCTCCAACTCCTGGGTGGTCTCCGGTGAACACACCACCACCGGCAAGCCGCTGCTCGCCAACGACCCGCACCTGGCCCCGCAGATGCCCTCGCTCTGGTACCAGATGGGCCTGCACTGCCGCACCACCAGCCCCAAGTGCAACTACGACGTCGCCGGCTTCACCTTCTCCGGGATGCCCGGCGTCGTCATCGGTCACAACCAGGACATCTCCTGGGGCATGACCAACCTGGGCGCCGACGTCACCGACCTGTACCTGGAGAAGATCAACGCCGACGGCTACCTCTACGACGGCAAGCAGCAGCCCTTCGTCACCCGCCAGGAGACCATCAAGGTCGCCGGCGGCGACAGCCAGAAGATCACCGTCCGGTCCACCAACAACGGCCCGATCGTCTCCGACCGCGACGACGAGCTGACCAACGTCGGCAAGGACGCCCCGGTGGCCGACGGCGCCCCCGACCGCGGCGACGGCTACGCCGTCTCGCTCCGCTGGACCGCGCTGGACCCCGGCAAGTCCATGGACGCCGTCTTCGAGCTCAACCGCGCCAAGGACTGGGCCGGTTTCCGCAAGGCCGCCGCCGACTTCGAGGTCCCCTCGCAGAACCTCATCTACGCCGACACCAAGGGCAACATCGGCTACCAGGCCCCCGGACAGATCCCGATCCGCGGCAAGGGCGACGGCTCCTACCCGTCGCCCGGCTGGGACCCCGCCTACCAGTGGAAGGGCTCCATCCCGCAGAGCGCGCTGCCGTACGAGTACAACCCCAAGCGCGGCTTCATCGTGACCGCCAACCAGGCCGTCACGAACGAGAAGTACCCGTACCTGATCACCAGGGACTGGGGCTACGGCGCCCGTAGCCAGCGGATCAACGACCTGATCGAGTCCAAGATCAAGGACGGCGGCAAGGTCTCCACCGACGACATGCAGACCTTCCAGAAGGACAACAGCAGTGAGATCGCCCGGCTGTTGACGCCCTATCTGACGAAGATCGACATCAAGGACAAGTACGTCCGCGACGCCCAGCAGCTCCTCAACGGCTGGGACTTCACCCAGGAGCCCGACTCCGCCGCGGCCGCCTACTTCAACGCCGTCTGGCGCAACACCCTCAAGCTGGCCTTCGGCAACAAGATGCCCAAGGAGCTGCGCGTCCAGGGCCAGTGCCTCTACGTCCGACCGGCCAGCGACACCGGCCCGGCCGACGACCAGAACAAGCTGGTCCGCGAGTGCGGCGAGCGGGCCGGCGACACCGCCCAGCCCGACGGCGGCGACCGCTGGTACGAGGTCGTCCGGAAGATCCTCGACGACCCCAACAACGCCTGGTGGAAGACCGAGGACCGGCCCGGCCACCCCGGCCTGAAGAACCGCGACCAGCTCCTGGCCCAGGCCATGAAGGACGCCCGCTACGAGCTGACCTCCAAGTTGGGCAAGAACATCGACCACTGGACCTGGGGCCGCCTGCACCAGATGGACCTCACCAACCAGACCCTCGGCAAGGACGGGCCGGGCTTCCTCAAGGACCTGCTCAACCGCGGGCCCTGGAACCTCGGCGGCGGCGAGGCCGCGGTCGACGCCACCGGCTGGAACGCCTCCGGCGGCTACAAGGTCACCTGGGTCCCGTCCATGCGGATGGTGGTCAACCTCGCCGACCTCGACAAGTCCCGCTGGATAAACCTCACCGGCGCCTCCGGGCACGCCTACCACGCCCACTACTACGACCAGACCGACAAGTGGGCCAAGGGTGAACTGCTGCCCTGGGCGTTCAGCGAGGACGCCGTGAAGAAGGCCGGCAAGGACACCCTGACCCTGTCGCCGTAA
- the galU gene encoding UTP--glucose-1-phosphate uridylyltransferase GalU, translating into MTPSHARISKAVIPAAGLGTRFLPATKATPKEMLPVVDKPAIQYVVEEASAAGLTDVLMVTGRNKRPLEDHFDRNYELEEALRRKGDGSRLAKVQESSDLATIHYVRQGDPRGLGHAVLCAAPHVGDEPFAVLLGDDLIDPRDPLLRRMIEVREEHGGSVIGLMEVDPGSIHLYGCAAATPTADDDVVAVSDLVEKPEPAEAPSNLAIIGRYLLDPAVFEVLRKTTPGRGGEIQLTDALQELAAHPELGGPVHGVVFKGRRYDTGDRGDYLRAIVRLACEREDLGPDFRAWLRSYVTEEM; encoded by the coding sequence ATGACCCCATCGCATGCACGGATCAGCAAGGCTGTCATCCCCGCAGCAGGGCTCGGCACCCGGTTCCTGCCGGCGACCAAGGCCACCCCCAAGGAGATGCTGCCGGTCGTCGACAAGCCCGCCATCCAGTACGTGGTGGAGGAGGCGTCCGCGGCCGGACTCACCGACGTCCTGATGGTCACCGGTCGCAACAAGCGTCCCCTGGAAGACCACTTCGACCGTAATTACGAACTCGAAGAGGCCCTGCGCCGCAAGGGCGACGGCTCCCGGCTCGCCAAGGTCCAGGAATCCAGCGACCTCGCGACCATCCACTACGTCCGCCAGGGCGACCCCAGGGGCCTGGGGCACGCCGTGCTGTGCGCCGCGCCCCACGTGGGCGACGAGCCCTTCGCCGTCCTCCTGGGCGACGACCTCATCGACCCCCGCGACCCCCTGCTGCGCCGGATGATAGAGGTCCGCGAGGAGCACGGCGGTTCGGTCATCGGCCTCATGGAGGTCGACCCGGGCAGCATCCACCTCTACGGCTGCGCGGCCGCGACCCCCACCGCCGACGACGACGTGGTCGCCGTCTCCGACCTCGTCGAGAAGCCCGAGCCGGCCGAGGCGCCCAGCAACCTCGCCATCATCGGCCGCTACCTCCTCGACCCGGCCGTCTTCGAGGTGCTGCGCAAGACCACCCCCGGCCGCGGCGGCGAGATCCAGCTCACCGACGCCCTCCAGGAGTTGGCCGCCCACCCCGAACTCGGCGGCCCCGTGCACGGCGTGGTCTTCAAGGGCCGCCGCTATGACACCGGTGACCGCGGCGACTATCTGCGTGCCATTGTCAGACTGGCATGCGAACGTGAGGACCTGGGCCCCGACTTCCGGGCCTGGCTGCGCAGTTACGTCACCGAGGAGATGTAG
- a CDS encoding 5-formyltetrahydrofolate cyclo-ligase, with protein sequence MSVEHEEKRRLRRHLLEVRRALPADVVAARGTALATRVRELDELRAAPAGAPLTVAAYVSIGGEPDTLALLDALRAAGVRVLLPVLLPDNDLDWAVYEGAEHLVPAGWGLREPAGPRLTPQAVAEADVVLLPGLAVDRTGLRLGRGGGSYDRVLARLERSGRRASLVVLLYDDEVVERVPAERHDRRVHAAVTPSGVHRFRH encoded by the coding sequence ATGAGCGTTGAGCACGAGGAAAAGCGCAGGTTGCGGCGGCATCTCCTGGAGGTGAGGAGGGCGTTGCCGGCCGATGTCGTGGCGGCCCGGGGCACGGCGTTGGCGACGCGGGTGCGGGAGTTGGACGAGCTGCGGGCGGCCCCCGCCGGCGCCCCGTTGACCGTCGCGGCGTATGTGTCGATCGGCGGCGAACCGGACACCCTGGCCCTGTTGGACGCGCTGCGGGCGGCGGGGGTGCGGGTGCTGCTGCCGGTGCTGCTGCCCGACAACGATCTGGACTGGGCCGTATACGAGGGCGCCGAGCATCTGGTGCCGGCGGGCTGGGGGTTGCGGGAGCCGGCCGGGCCGCGGTTGACCCCGCAGGCCGTCGCGGAGGCGGACGTGGTGCTGCTGCCGGGGCTGGCGGTGGACCGGACCGGGCTGCGGCTGGGCCGCGGCGGCGGCTCCTACGACCGGGTGCTGGCCCGCCTGGAACGGTCGGGGAGGCGGGCGTCGCTGGTGGTGCTGCTCTACGACGACGAGGTGGTGGAGCGCGTCCCGGCCGAGCGCCACGACCGGCGGGTGCACGCCGCGGTGACGCCGTCGGGGGTGCACCGCTTCCGCCACTGA
- the glp gene encoding molybdotransferase-like divisome protein Glp: MNGTDQTHHPDRVWSVAAHLDDILARIHPPAPVKRQLLDAQGCVLAEDLTVPLSLPPFDNSSMDGYAVRAADVAAATEAAPTALTVLGDVAAGSGALPTVGPGQAARIMTGAPVPPGADAVVPVEWTDGGSGRGPAATMRAHSAAPQDAAGEVRVHHPATAGAHIRRAGSDARAGEGALPAGTVLGPTQLGLLAALGLDAVTVHRRPRVVVLSTGSELVPPGEPLGPGQIHDSNSFQLTAAARAAGALTYRVGAVADDAEALRATLEDQYARADVLVTSGGVSVGAYDVVKETLTDLAAEHGQVEFRKLAMQPGKPQGFGLIGPDRIPLLALPGNPVSSYVSFELFVRPVIRTLMGHPEVHRRTVRARVTAPLGSSPAGKRQFLRGSYDPVAGTVAPVGGSGSHLIRAMARADALIVVPEDVTEVPADATVDVIPLGPC, translated from the coding sequence TTGAACGGCACCGACCAGACCCACCACCCGGACCGCGTCTGGTCGGTGGCCGCCCACCTCGACGACATCCTCGCGCGGATCCATCCGCCGGCCCCGGTCAAGCGGCAACTCCTCGACGCCCAGGGCTGCGTGCTCGCCGAGGACCTCACCGTCCCGCTGTCGCTACCGCCGTTCGACAACAGCTCCATGGACGGCTACGCGGTCCGCGCCGCCGACGTCGCGGCCGCCACCGAGGCGGCCCCGACCGCCCTCACCGTCCTCGGCGACGTCGCCGCCGGCAGCGGCGCGCTCCCCACCGTCGGCCCCGGACAGGCCGCCCGCATCATGACCGGCGCCCCGGTGCCGCCCGGCGCCGACGCGGTGGTCCCCGTCGAGTGGACCGACGGCGGCAGCGGCCGCGGACCGGCCGCCACCATGCGTGCCCACAGCGCCGCCCCGCAGGACGCCGCCGGCGAGGTGCGGGTGCACCACCCGGCCACCGCCGGCGCCCACATCCGCCGGGCCGGCAGCGACGCCCGCGCCGGCGAAGGGGCCCTGCCCGCCGGCACCGTCCTCGGCCCCACCCAGCTCGGCCTGCTCGCCGCCCTCGGCCTGGACGCCGTCACCGTCCACCGCCGCCCCCGGGTCGTAGTGCTCTCCACCGGCAGCGAACTGGTCCCGCCCGGCGAGCCGTTGGGCCCCGGCCAGATCCACGACTCCAACAGCTTCCAGCTCACCGCCGCCGCCCGTGCCGCCGGCGCGCTCACCTACCGCGTCGGCGCCGTCGCGGACGACGCCGAGGCCCTGCGCGCCACCCTGGAGGACCAGTACGCCCGCGCCGACGTCCTGGTCACCAGCGGCGGCGTCAGCGTCGGCGCCTACGACGTGGTCAAGGAGACCCTGACCGACCTCGCCGCGGAGCACGGCCAAGTGGAGTTCCGCAAGCTGGCCATGCAGCCCGGCAAGCCCCAGGGCTTCGGCCTGATCGGCCCCGACCGCATCCCGCTGCTCGCCCTGCCCGGCAACCCCGTCAGCTCCTACGTCTCCTTCGAGCTGTTCGTCCGCCCCGTCATCCGGACGCTGATGGGCCACCCCGAGGTGCACCGCCGCACCGTCCGGGCCCGCGTCACCGCGCCGCTGGGCTCCTCGCCCGCCGGCAAGCGGCAGTTCCTCCGCGGCTCCTACGACCCGGTGGCCGGCACGGTCGCCCCCGTCGGCGGCAGCGGCTCCCACCTCATCCGCGCCATGGCCCGGGCCGACGCCTTGATCGTCGTCCCCGAGGACGTCACCGAGGTCCCCGCCGACGCCACCGTCGACGTCATCCCGCTCGGCCCCTGCTGA
- a CDS encoding potassium/proton antiporter, translating into MTVEHLNELLLISSLVLLVAVAAVRLSSRSGLPSLLIYLGIGIAIGQDGIGGVIFDNAELTQLLGYAALVVILAEGGLGTKWKEIKPALPRAAVLSTFGVAVSVGVTAAGAHYLAGLGWKQALLIGAVVSSTDAAAVFSVLRSVPLPARLTGILEAESGFNDAPVVILVVAFSTAGPVEHWYVLLGEIALELAIGAAVGLAIGWLGAYGMRHVALPASGLYPIAVMAIAVSAYAAGALAHGSGFLAVYLAAVILGNAKLPHAPATRGFAEGVGWIGQIGMFVLLGLLVTPHNLLDDIVPALLIGMILTLVARPLSVFASLLPFRVPWQEKTLLSWAGLRGAVPIVLATIPMVSDVPGSETVFNIVFVLVVVYTLIQGPTLPWLARRLRLGEDEEAADLGIESAPLERLRGHLLSTSIGPTSRMHGVEVGELRMPAGAAVTLVVRDGASFVPSPTTVLRHGDELLVVATDPVRDAAERRLQAVSQGGKLAGWLGTATEREPQEGGAGRTRRREVG; encoded by the coding sequence CTGACTGTCGAACACCTCAACGAACTCCTGCTGATCAGCTCACTCGTACTGCTCGTTGCGGTCGCCGCAGTACGACTCTCCTCGCGCAGCGGGCTCCCCAGCCTGCTCATCTACTTGGGGATAGGCATCGCGATAGGGCAGGACGGCATCGGCGGCGTCATCTTCGACAACGCCGAACTGACCCAACTCCTCGGCTATGCCGCCCTGGTGGTGATCCTCGCCGAGGGCGGCCTGGGCACCAAGTGGAAAGAGATCAAACCGGCCTTGCCACGGGCGGCCGTGCTCTCGACGTTCGGCGTCGCGGTGAGCGTGGGGGTCACCGCGGCCGGCGCCCACTACCTCGCCGGACTCGGCTGGAAGCAGGCGCTGCTGATCGGTGCGGTGGTGTCGTCCACGGACGCCGCGGCCGTCTTCTCCGTGCTGCGCAGCGTCCCGCTGCCGGCTCGCCTGACGGGCATCCTGGAGGCCGAATCCGGCTTCAACGACGCCCCGGTGGTCATCCTCGTCGTGGCCTTCTCCACCGCGGGACCGGTCGAGCACTGGTACGTCCTGCTCGGCGAGATCGCGCTGGAGCTGGCGATCGGCGCGGCCGTCGGCCTGGCCATCGGCTGGCTCGGCGCGTACGGCATGCGGCACGTCGCGCTGCCGGCCTCCGGCCTCTACCCGATCGCGGTGATGGCCATCGCGGTCTCCGCGTACGCGGCCGGCGCGCTGGCGCACGGCTCCGGCTTCCTCGCCGTCTACCTGGCCGCGGTCATCCTCGGCAACGCCAAGCTGCCGCACGCCCCGGCGACCCGCGGCTTCGCCGAGGGCGTCGGCTGGATAGGCCAGATCGGCATGTTCGTCCTGCTCGGCCTGCTGGTCACCCCGCACAACCTGCTCGACGACATCGTGCCGGCGCTGCTCATCGGCATGATCCTCACGCTCGTCGCCCGCCCGCTGTCCGTCTTCGCCTCCCTGCTGCCCTTCCGGGTGCCGTGGCAGGAGAAGACCCTGCTGTCCTGGGCCGGACTGCGCGGCGCGGTGCCCATCGTGCTGGCCACCATCCCGATGGTGAGCGACGTCCCCGGCAGCGAGACGGTCTTCAACATCGTCTTCGTGCTGGTCGTGGTCTACACCCTCATCCAGGGCCCGACGCTGCCCTGGTTGGCCCGACGGCTGCGGCTGGGCGAGGACGAGGAGGCCGCCGACCTGGGCATCGAGTCGGCCCCGTTGGAGCGGTTGCGCGGCCACCTGCTGTCCACGTCCATAGGCCCCACGTCCCGGATGCACGGCGTCGAGGTCGGCGAGCTGCGGATGCCGGCGGGCGCCGCCGTCACCCTCGTCGTCCGGGACGGCGCCAGCTTCGTGCCCTCCCCGACGACGGTGCTGCGGCACGGCGACGAGCTGCTGGTGGTCGCCACCGACCCGGTGCGGGACGCGGCCGAGCGCCGGCTCCAGGCGGTGTCGCAGGGCGGCAAGCTGGCCGGCTGGCTGGGCACCGCCACGGAGCGCGAGCCCCAGGAGGGCGGGGCCGGCCGCACCCGGAGGCGCGAGGTCGGCTGA